The Salvia miltiorrhiza cultivar Shanhuang (shh) chromosome 1, IMPLAD_Smil_shh, whole genome shotgun sequence genome has a window encoding:
- the LOC131000725 gene encoding putative germin-like protein 2-1 isoform X2: MASTAILFITLALFNSICISLGFDTSPLLDFCVADSTGKACKDPKTVTANDFFLGGPHLPANTSNPNGVSINFAGAATVPGFNTLGLTLGRVEFARNGYLPPHIHPRASEVIYVVEGAVEAGFITSSPEYKYYTKILKTGDVYIVPIGLVHHVRNVAKGKSVVTATFNSQSPGFISLPNNIFAAKPPVDTNFLAATFKLDEKTVKDLQTKSWL; this comes from the exons ATGGCTTCAACTgctattttattcatcacattagCCCTCTTCAATTCCATTTGCATCTCCTTGGGCTTCGACACTAGTCCTCTCCTAGATTTCTGCGTTGCAGATTCCACAGGAAAAG CATGCAAGGACCCAAAAACAGTTACCGCGAACGATTTCTTCCTTGGCGGTCCGCACCTGCCCGCAAACACCTCTAACCCGAACGGCGTCTCCATCAATTTTGCGGGCGCGGCCACGGTGCCGGGGTTCAATACTCTCGGCCTGACACTTGGCCGCGTTGAGTTTGCGCGGAATGGATACTTGCCGCCGCACATCCACCCTAGGGCGTCGGAGGTCATCTATGTGGTGGAAGGTGCGGTGGAGGCCGGATTCATAACCTCCTCCCCAGAATACAAATATTACACCAAAATTCTAAAAACGGGTGATGTCTACATCGTCCCAATCGGCCTCGTTCACCACGTGCGAAATGTGGCAAAAGGAAAAAGTGTTGTAACGGCCACCTTCAACAGCCAGAGTCCCGGCTTTATTAGCCTTCCCAACAATATTTTCGCGGCCAAGCCCCCCGTCGACACCAATTTTCTGGCCGCAACGTTTAAGCTGGACGAGAAAACAGTGAAAGATTTGCAGACCAAGTCATGGCTTTAA
- the LOC131000701 gene encoding putative germin-like protein 2-1 has protein sequence MGRSVILLSILALVFFSNIVFAYDPSPLQDFCVADLTNTVRLNGLPCKDPAKVEAEDFFFSGLHVGGNTSNPMGSAFSAVTVNQMPGLNTLGVVIARLDFEPNGFLPPHFHARATEILTVLEGSMEVGFVTSSPSFRHYKKVLEKGDVFVVPVGLIHYQRNVGAGSIVAIAALNSQNPGITALPNAVFGANPDIDSGYLARAFDLDKKTVEELQQKF, from the exons ATGGGTAGAAGTGTGATCTTATTGAGCATTTTAGCCCTCGTTTTCTTCTCCAACATCGTCTTCGCCTATGATCCAAGCCCTTTGCAAGATTTCTGCGTCGCTGATCTCACAAACACAG TTAGGCTGAATGGGCTTCCATGCAAGGATCCTGCAAAGGTAGAAGCTGAGGACTTCTTTTTCAGCGGGCTGCATGTGGGCGGGAACACATCGAACCCCATGGGGTCCGCCTTCTCGGCCGTTACCGTGAACCAAATGCCAGGGCTCAACACTCTCGGCGTGGTGATCGCCCGCCTTGATTTCGAGCCGAATGGGTTCCTCCCGCCGCACTTTCACGCCAGGGCCACCGAGATCCTTACGGTTCTAGAAGGTTCCATGGAAGTTGGATTCGTGACATCCAGTCCTAGTTTCAGACATTATAAGAAAGTTCTGGAGAAAGGAGATGTGTTCGTAGTGCCCGTGGGTCTGATTCATTATCAGCGCAATGTCGGCGCCGGAAGCATTGTCGCCATTGCAGCACTCAACAGCCAGAATCCGGGGATCACGGCGCTCCCAAACGCCGTTTTCGGTGCCAATCCCGACATCGACAGCGGTTATCTTGCCAGGGCGTTCGATTTGGATAAGAAAACTGTGGAAGAGCTTCAACAGAAGTTCTAG
- the LOC131000725 gene encoding putative germin-like protein 2-1 isoform X1 — protein sequence MASTAILFITLALFNSICISLGFDTSPLLDFCVADSTGKAACKDPKTVTANDFFLGGPHLPANTSNPNGVSINFAGAATVPGFNTLGLTLGRVEFARNGYLPPHIHPRASEVIYVVEGAVEAGFITSSPEYKYYTKILKTGDVYIVPIGLVHHVRNVAKGKSVVTATFNSQSPGFISLPNNIFAAKPPVDTNFLAATFKLDEKTVKDLQTKSWL from the exons ATGGCTTCAACTgctattttattcatcacattagCCCTCTTCAATTCCATTTGCATCTCCTTGGGCTTCGACACTAGTCCTCTCCTAGATTTCTGCGTTGCAGATTCCACAGGAAAAG CAGCATGCAAGGACCCAAAAACAGTTACCGCGAACGATTTCTTCCTTGGCGGTCCGCACCTGCCCGCAAACACCTCTAACCCGAACGGCGTCTCCATCAATTTTGCGGGCGCGGCCACGGTGCCGGGGTTCAATACTCTCGGCCTGACACTTGGCCGCGTTGAGTTTGCGCGGAATGGATACTTGCCGCCGCACATCCACCCTAGGGCGTCGGAGGTCATCTATGTGGTGGAAGGTGCGGTGGAGGCCGGATTCATAACCTCCTCCCCAGAATACAAATATTACACCAAAATTCTAAAAACGGGTGATGTCTACATCGTCCCAATCGGCCTCGTTCACCACGTGCGAAATGTGGCAAAAGGAAAAAGTGTTGTAACGGCCACCTTCAACAGCCAGAGTCCCGGCTTTATTAGCCTTCCCAACAATATTTTCGCGGCCAAGCCCCCCGTCGACACCAATTTTCTGGCCGCAACGTTTAAGCTGGACGAGAAAACAGTGAAAGATTTGCAGACCAAGTCATGGCTTTAA